The DNA region TATAACTGGATTAGTTTACTCAATATACTTTAATATCTAAAGAGGTTTACTTTTGTTTTTCTTATTCCTATTTTAGTTGTCTTTTGTTGGTGCTTGCAAATTTATGCATCTTCCTTTATTTACGCAAGCCTTCTTCAGGAAAATGTAATGTTGCCAACAAACAAGAACTCTTCGGTCGGGGATCGCCCTAGCGGCAAGGGGCGGGACCACCCGTCCCGACGAGCGGGTATTATGCTGTAAATCCTACCGTTTCTCTGAGCACTTCCATAGGTGTCCTCATGTTTATCCCTTGATGAGGCCGCACATGATTATATACATATACAGCATCTTCAATGCGCTTGCTTACTTGCTCGAAGCTCTCATCATCACAGTCGAATAGCCAACCGTTTTTAATGGTGTTGTTCATTCTTTCAGCCAATGCATTATGCAAAGGATCACCACACTGCGTCATACTGATGTTGATTTGATGCTCTTTAAGCCTCTCTACATATTTATTTGAGCAATATTGGACACCCCGGTCGGAATGATGAATAAGAGTGCTCATGTCTATGTGATACTTCTCATAGAATGATATTGCCATCTCCAAAGCTTTCAAGGGCCCCTCCGTCTCAAGAGTTTTGTAAAGCGCATATCCAACGATGGCACGACTTGCCGCATCGGTAAGCAACGAGAGGTAAGCCCAGCCCTGACCGGTGTTTACGTAGGTTATATCCGCCACTACCATAGCGCCCAATCGCGTAGCGACAAATTTGGGTGCAACATTCAACAGATCGGGGTAGATATAGTAATTATGGTTCGAATTCGTTGTTTTAGGACGCTTGCGACTTGTACGTTGACACAAACCATTGGAGCGAAAAATGTCATAACAACGATCACGACCGATAACCATCTTTGGTCCAAACTTACTCACGCAGCAGGCGTATAACTCGCGCATACCAGCTTTGGGCATGAGCTCCAACAGTTCCTTGCAGTACAACACGATGCTTGTGGTAAGGATATCAACCTCCAAATGCCGGTTCACATGCTTGTAATAACCTTGTCGGGTTATGCCGAAGTAATCACAGAGGAACTTTATACAACCATGTTTGCGTCGGGTTGAGTGCCTCTGTGACAAGGTGTCGATTACTTGGCATCGGAGTTTTTTCGTACCTTGATATGATACGTGGATTCAGCAAGATTGATGAGTTCTTCGCACGCCTCATGACGTAAACTCTCATCAGCAAGAGCCCGATGAAGTTTACGGTTCTCAGCACGCAATAGCGATAGTTCTTTCTGGAGCTCAGAAATACTAGAATCAATAGCATCGCTATTTACCGGTTTAGGTGATATACCCATAGCTTTGTCTTCCATTTGATACTTGTTAAGCCAATAAGTAAGAAGCTTGGCACAAAAGCCGTTACGCTTACAAAACTGAGATTTGCTCTCGGGACTTGATAAATACTCACGAATATAAGACATTCGTTCATCATCACTGTAATAGTTGTACTTCTTTTTCGAATATTTCATCTTTATTTTCGATTTTTGAAGTGTCAACTTATTCAGTACACTACAGATGATCAGAAATGAATCAAACAAATAATCGCTTCCCGACACATTGGAAACAGAAATAATGCTTACCTTTGTGCGTAAGCAGAAAAAACAGAAGTCATGGAACAGAAAGACAAATATATACGTTTTGATTGGGCGGTGAAGCGTTTGCTACGCAACAAGGCTAACTTCGGCGTGCTCGAAGGCTTCCTCACTGTATTGCTGGGTGAGCCTATCCGCATTGTCGAGATACTGGAAAGCGAGGGCAACCAGCAACGTGAAAGCGAGAAGTTCAACCGGGTGGACATCAAGGCGCGCAATAGCAAGGATGAAATCATCATCGTTGAGGTGCAGAACACGCGCGAGATATACTATCTGGAGCGCATCCTCTTCGGCGTTGCCAAGGCCATCACGGAGCATATCGAATTGGGAGAACTTTACTCTCAAGTGAAGAAAGTGTACTCCATCAGTATTCTCTATTTCGACATTGGCAAGGGGAATGATTACCTGTATCACGGTCAGAACTCCTTTGTGGGCGTGCATACGGGCGATTTTCTGGAAGTTACCACCAAAGAGAAGGACGCTATTGTGCGTAAGCTACCTGCCGAAATCTTCCCCGAATACTTCCTGATTCGTGTGAATGAGTTCAACAAGGTGGCCGTCACCCCGCTTGAGGAGTGGATAGAGTATCTGAAGACCGGTATCATCCGCCCCGATACGAAAGCTCCCGGACTGGAAGAGGCACGCCGCAAACTGATTTATTATAATATGGACAGGTCGGAACAACTGGCGTATGACGAGCATATCAATGCTGTGATGATTCAGAATGATGTGCTGAGTACGGCGGCGGAGGAAGGAAGACAGGAAGGCAGACAGGAGGGTAGACAAGAGGGTAGACAGGAAGGGAGACAGGAAGAGAAAATAGAGAACGCCCGAACAATGAAATCCTTGAATATCTCTTCCGAGGTCATCCACCAGGTGACGGGTTTACCCCTCAAAGACATAGAAGAGTTATAAATAGCACAAGATACTATTCATTTTCGTCTCGCCCGATTTTCATTTTATGAAAAGCAGGCGGGACGTTCTGTTTTTCGGTGTAGAGACAGAGACATGAACCTGCCTGGGATATTGCCTTGGGTTATAAGATAAAAGGCTTTCAGCCTTGAGTTGCACAATGAATACGTGTTTAATTCAAATCGGTGTAGAATTGAAACTTTGTAATCTCTGTTTACGTAAAGGTTTACGTTCCTTTTTGCTTTCTTTCCTTTTCCTTTTACATGCAATTCTCCTACTTTTGGCCACGTAAATCTGTTTAAAACCAATTCTAATATTATATTTATGGAAAGAAGCCTCTTTAAATTTGCTCTACTGGGAGTCATGCTCTTGATCAGTCATTCCTCTTTTTCACAAATAACGGAACGGGAACGTCCTGCGGAATGGAAACAATTAGTGAAAGGCGCCCGCTTTATGGATCGCTTCCTGCCGATGAAGGGAAATGTACTTTCATCCGATACATGGGGTGCTGACTGTGTGCTTCCACGTTATGTAGATAATGGCATTGAAGACGGTATCTGGTCCTATTGGGGTGGAAATATCCGAAAAGGCGAGGACGGTAAATATCATCTATTTGCCTGCGGCTGGCTGGAATGTTCACCTAAAGGACACATGGAATGGCCTAACTCATACGTACTTCATACCGTAAGCGATAATCTGACAGGGCCTTTCAAGCCTGTTCGTATCATAGGTAAAGGGCATAATCCTGAAATATTCCGTGCTAAAGATGGCCGGTATGTTGTCTATGTAATTGATGGACGTTATGTATCCGATGATCTGAATGGAAAATGGGAATATGGAAAGTTTGATTTCAATGCACGCGACCGCCGTATTATCGAAGGCCTGTCTAATCTTTCATTTGCCCAGCGTGAAGACAGCTCTTATGTGATGGTTTGTCGTGGTGGTGGTATCTGGGTCAGCAGAGATGGACTATCGGAATACAATCAACTGACCGACAAACGGGTTTATCCGGATGTAGACGGTCGGTTTGAAGATCCCGTAATCTGGCGCGATCATATTCAGTATCACCTGATTGTTAATGATTGGCTGGGACGTATTGCTTTCTATCTTCGTTCGAAGGATGGAGTGAGCTGGGTGGTCGATCCGGGTGAAGCTTATATGCCGGGAGTTGCTGTACATGCAGACGGACAGGTGGAAGACTGGTTCAAATATGAACGCCTTAAAGTGTATCAGGATAAATACGGACGTGCTGTTCAGGCTAATTTCGCGGTAATCGATACGCTTAAAAATGAGGATAAACCTTTTGATCACCATAGTTCAAAGAATATCAGTATTCCCTTGAATCCGGGATTGTTGCTTACCATACTGGACGAGAAACCTATCACCTCGGGTACAAAAAAAATTCGTGTGAAGATACAGGCGGAAGAAGGTTTCAATCCCCAGACGGATATAGATGTAAATTCCTTGCGTTTCGGTGCTTCTGAAGAAGTGAATTATGGCAGAGGCTGCCAGGTTTTGACCACAGAAAATGAGGGCAAGGATTTGATTGTAGCTTTCAATGGCAAAGGAAATGGCATCACTAAAGATGAGTTTGCTCCGAAATTAATTGGAAAATACAAAGATGGAAGAATGCTTTATGGGTATGCGCGTTTGCCATACATTGATTATATAGAACCGATCCTTTCAGCTCGTGCCCCAGTCTTTACCAAATCCGGGAAGGGACTGGAATGTACAGTGGAAGTACAGAATTTCGGTCAGGTCGGCTCGAAGAAAGCGATGTTGGAAATAGGGTATAAAAGGGAAGGAAAAACAATAAAAGTAGCTTCCGGTATGGTTCCGGCATTGAAGCCTTATGAAAAAACAGATATATTGCTTTCTGCTAAAGATGTGTTTGAGGAAGGAAAGGAATATGATTTGATAGTGACACTCTATTCCGGCAAAAAAGTATTGTCAACATTTAATCTGAAAAAGAAAGTGTTGGAGTAATCTGAGAAAGCTATCGGTTTCGATGATTTGATAAGGGGATAAATATTCCGCTTACAAGGCATTAACTTCCTGTCGACAAGGTCTCAACTTCTTGTCAACAGGAAGTTAACTTTTTGTATGCAAGGAGTTGAGACCTTGTAATGTATTGATAAATAAAGCCTTTCTTAACATAGGTCTCTTAGTAAAGAAGGCTTTATTCATAAGTGAAGAATCAAAATTATACCGTCAATATCTTTCGGAAACTTTCATTAAATTCCTATCTTTGCAGAAATCCGTATTACTTAAATAAGATGAAACGATACCTGCTGTTACTTTTCTTTAGTCTGACTTTGGCTTACCTGAAAGCCCAATCAAATATAGATACTCTGCGACTGTCCGATTATCTTTCTAAAATAGAGCAGAATGGGCAATGTATAGGTTCCCTTGCTATAATGAAAGATGGAAAAAATATTTATACCCGTAGGCTGGGGAAAGATCTTCTCCGGAATAAACAGGAGACCGAATATCCGCTTTACCGGGTGGGATCGATCACCAAGATGTTTACGGCAGTTCTTATCTATCAGGAGATTGAAAAGGGACGATTGAAACTGGAAGATAAATTATCTGATTATTTTCCGGAAATACCACGTGCCGGGGATATTACGATTTACCAGTTGCTGGAACATACGGCTGGACTGGGAAACTATGTTATGAAGAACGGTACATATAGCTGGATGCTTTCATATGTTCCGAACTCTGACATTATGGAAGAGATTATTCGTCAAGGTATCTTGTATGAACCGGGAACGGATTTCAAATATTCCAATAGTAGTTACTATCTGTTGGCTAACATTCTCAGAAAGATTCATAAAAAGGCTTATTGTAAAATTCTGGATGAGGAAATTATCCGTCCTTTAGGATTGCTTGTTTCTGCTTCCGGAATAATCAGTGATAGCGATGAAGCCCTTCCTTATGAGAAGAATGCTGCCGGAGAATGGGTGGAAGTACCGGACTTTTATTTTCTGAATGTCATGGGAGTAGGGGATATTCTTTCGCCACTGGAAAATATCAATCTTTTCTTGCATGCATTATTTACCGGAAAACTGATTTCAAAAGAACACCTGCAAATCATGAAACCTTATGGAGATGACCGACATGGAAGGGGAATGATGTATATGCCTTATCATGATCATAAATACTATGGACATACCGGGGACACTTTTGGAGTTCGTTCCATTGGCGTATATAATGAACAGGAAGATATATCGATAGCTGTGAGTGTCAATGGAAGTACTATTCCTTTCAGTGAATTCTTGTTGGGGATATTTGATTCTATTTATGGAAAGTAGTATGAAGAGTCAACAATAACAGTCGGATAGTCGTTATATAGATTATAGATTAATTTCATTTTATGAAACATTCCGTTCTTTTTGCCTGTGTGGTTATTGGTTTGATTTTTGCCGGATGTCGTAATCGGCAGGAACCACCTGTGCCGATAGTTGTGCAGGAGGCTGAACCTAAAGATACGGCTGTGCTGGAATTTCCTCATCCTAAGGAGAAACAGTTGAACGCTGCCGATATTTCCCTTACCAAAGAATTGCTTTATGACCAGCATACCCTGGAAGATACCTATCCATATAAGGATACGGTACGCTCTTTCAAATGGGATGTCATCCGGAACTGTCTGGCTTATATCGAGAATATGCAGCGCGATACTACTGCAAGGTGGGTCGTGTTACAGAATTATAAGAATCTGAATAAAGAAGCTCCCCTGGTACGTAAGTTCGTGCGGAATGTGTATCGCCGTGTATCTGATACACTGGGTGTGGAGCGTTATCAATCGGTACCGTTATATCTGCCCACTGATACGCTGGTGCCCGAACGTTATGGTAGAGACGGTACTATCGCTTATCTGAAAGGTGAGGAAGGAAGTTTTTACCGGATATTACCCGCCACTTTTGAAGAAGAATGGCTGGCACCACGCAGTTATCTGAAACAATTGCCGGACAGCACCGTCTTTAATCATGTGATTTTTGTCGATCGCCTGGATCAGAATATTACTACCTTGGAACATGTCTCGGAAGGTGAGTGGAAGATACGCAGTATGAATCCCGCCACTACCGGAATGCATGCTCCACCCTATGCCCAGGAAACTCCACTGGGGATGTATCTGCTTCAACAGAAAAAAAAGCGTATGGTGTTCCTGAAAGATGGTTCGGCGGAGACAGGAGGCTATGCCCCCTATGCCAGTCGTTTTACGAACGGAGCTTATATTCACGGAGTGCCGGTGAATGCACCGCGTACAAGTATGATTGAGTATAGCTGGTCGTTAGGGACTACTCCACGTTCGCATATGTGTGTGCGCAATGCCACTTCACATTCCAAGTTTGTTTTCGATTGGGCGCCTACCGAACGCTCTTTGGTTGTGGTGATTGAATAGTGGATTCTCATTTTTAACTATCTGTGTGATAGGTGTCTGGAGAAAAAACTGTAATTTAGCCGCCGTTATTTCTTTGGCTAAAGTTTTATGTTGCGATTTATTGTATTCATTTTATTCTTATTTCTTCCTTGTACCTTGTTTCTGGGCGGCAAGTCGTCAGATAACACTCCTGATTCTGCTGAAAGGGCTGCTGTATCTGATGTTGAGGCTTATGCGAGTTTATACCGTTCCATGCAGTTGGAAGGAGTTGTCAACTGGAAAGCTTTCCGGCAGGCTGTGGCAGGTTATTATAAAATAGACAATCGCAAACGGGAGGTGCTGACATTGATAGACTTTTCCCGTCCTTCTACCGCAAAACGTCTTTTTGTATTTGACATGAGGGAACGTAAAGTACTTTTCTCATCGGTCGTTTCCCATGGAAAAAATAGCGGTGATAATTATGCCACTTCCTTTTCTAATGAATATGGTTCCTACAAAAGTTCACTGGGATTCTATCTTACAGAATCTACTTATCAGGGAAAGAATGGATATTCGCTTATTTTGAATGGTTTAGAAAAAGGAATCAACGACCGGGCCCGTGAGCGTGCTATTGTTATGCATGGGGCGGCTTATGCCGATCCTTCGGTAGTCAGTAGAGGGGGACGTCTGGGAAGAAGCTTTGGCTGTCCGGCTGTTCCGCAAAAACTTTCCCGTCCTATCATTGATGCCATCAAAGGAGGAAGTGTGATGTATATCTATGCTGAAACTCCTGATTATCTGGCACACAGTTCAGTCTTAAAAGATACAGACGGACTGTAGTTTAATTCTTTTCATGGCGAAGCATATTTTTGACGTTTGTCAATTCCTGTAATCTTATCTTTTCCTACCTTTGCGTGCAATTTTCAGAGGATTAATTTATGGCAACATCAAGAGAAATGACGGCAGGACGCGCATTGCCGTTGATATTCAATTTCACTATGCCTCTGTTGATGGGAAACCTGCTACAACAGACATACTCTCTGGTAGACGCGGCAATCGTGGGTAAATTCTTGGGTATTAACGCACTGGCCTCGGTTGGAGCAAGTACTTCGGTCGTTTTCCTTATTCTTGGTTTCTGCAATGGGTGTTGTGGAGGTTTCGGCATTCCTGTGGCACAGAAGTTCGGAGCGCGGGATTACAGTACGATGCGTCGTTATGTATCGGTCAGTTTGCAACTGGCAGCGGTGATGTCGGTGATGATTGCGGTAGTTACGAGTATTCTGTGTGGGGATATTCTGCTGATGATGCGTACACCGGATATCATATTCCAGGATGCCTACTATTATTTATTGATAACGTTTATCGGAGTTCCCTGTACTTTCTTTTATAATTTGCTGTCCAGCATCATTCGTGCTTTGGGCGATAGCAAGACGCCTTTCTGGTTTCTGTTGTTTTCTACTATACTTAATATCCTGCTCGACTTGTTCTGTATCCTGGTATTGGATTGGGGAGTGGCGGGAGCCGCCATCGCTACGGTCTTTTCACAAGGTGTATCGGCTGTGTTGTGCTATGGATACATGATGCGCCGTTTTGATATATTGCGGGGAACACCGGATGAACGGAAGTTCAATGGTGCCTTGGCACGGACACTGATGTATATCGGTGTACCTATGGGATTACAATTTTCGATTACCGCTATCGGAAGCATTATGTTGCAAAGTGCCAACAATGCATTGGGAACTGCTTGTGTAGCCGCTTTTACCGCTGCCATGCGCATCAAGATGTTCTTTATGTGTCCGCTTGAAAGTCTGGGCATTGCTATGGCTACCTATACCGGACAGAATTATGGTGCGGGCAAGCCCGAACGCATCTGGATGGGAGTGAAGGCAAGTGCATTAATGATGATTATTTATTGGGCATTTACGTTCTGCATATTGATGCTGGGGGCACGTACGTTTGCCTTGCTTTTTGTGGAAGCGTCTGAACTGGAAATATTGAAGGACACGGAGTTGTTCCTGCATATTTCCGTGTCCTTCTTCCCAGTCTTGGGACTGCTTTGTATTCTGCGATATACCATTCAGGGAGCGGGATATACCAATCTTGCTATGCTTTCCGGAGTTTCCGAAATGATAGCACGTGTGTTGGTCAGTCTTTATGCAGTGCCCGCTTTCGGCTATCTCGCGGTCTGCTTCGGTGATCCGACGGCATGGATTGCGGCTGTCCTGTTCCTGGTGCCGGCATTTATTTTTGTATATCGGAGGTTGCTCCGGATGAGGAGAGAACAGTGAGTATAATTCCCGTGCCTCCTCCCGGTGCCTGTGCTATTTGCAGGGTCGATTCACCGGTTACTTCCTGTTCTTCTATTATCACCGGATACGGGTTGGTACGATAATCAGCCTTATCTCCATCTCTGTAGATAACAGCCTTATATCGTTTTCCTTTATCCAGAAAGGAGAGGGGGAGTTGTATCTCCCGAGGTTGTTCATTAGTAATGCTTCCTATGAACCAACGTCCGCTGCTTCCACGTTCTTTACGGGCAATCGTCACATATTCGCCTATTTTTGCTTCGGGTATTATGGTTTGTTCCCAAGTAGTAGGGCAGGCGGTGATGAATGAAAACGGTTCAGGGTTCCGTTCGTAGTTTTCTATTTCATCGGAGGCCATTTGCAGGGGACTGTATAACACAACGGATAAAGCCAATTGTTTGGCAAGCGTTGTTTGTACACGCGTCTGAGGCAACACCGGATTTTCGAAGCGGAAAGTGCCGGGGGTGAAATCCATGGGACCTGCCAGCCCACGGGTGAAGGGAATGGTGGTAGTGTGTACGGGAGGATTGCCGCCATCTTTGTCCCAGGCATCCCATTCCTGCCCTCGTACACCTTCTTGTGTCATCAGATTGGGGAAGGTACGTTGCAGTCCGGTGGGCATCACGGGTTCGTGATTGTCAATCATAATATGCTTGTCGGCTGCCAGTTCAATAACTTTCCGGTAGTGGCGTATACCGAACTGGCTGCTGTGTCGCTCTTTGCCATCCAGTAGTTTGCCTACATAGCCTGTTTTGATTATTTGCACGCCGTGATCTTTATATAAATTGAAGGCTGCTTCTATTTGGTTTTCATAATCAGATACCCAGCCGTCCGTTTCATGATGGCCGATAAGCGTCACGCCTTTGGAAGCGGCATAGTCGGTGATCTGTTTCAGGTCAAAGTCAGGATACGGTTCGGTAAAGTTGAAATGATAAGTATCCCAACCTTTGTTCCAACCTTCAATAAGTACTCCCTGAAAACCGTGTCGGGCGGCAAAGTCTATATGCCGCAGTGCATTGGCAGTGGTAGCGCCGTGGCGTGGGCCTGTGTGCCAGGTGTGTTTATGCATGTGGTAAGTCCACCAGATTCCAATGTATCTTCCGGGTTGTATCCAGGATGTATCCTGAATGCGGCAAGGCTCGTTCAGATTCAGCATAAGGCGTGACAGGAGTAAATCACCTGCGCTTTCAGCAACAATCATCGTGCGCCAGGGAGTGACACCGGGAGCTTTCATAAAAACCTTTTCTCCCGTAGACCATGGAGTGAGATTGGCTTTCAGGGTCGTACTACCTTCTTTAGGGATAAGATTCATGGCTGCATAATCTGTCAGATTGGCTTCATGGATACTCAGGAAAAGTCCGTCATTGGTTTCCATAGTGAGCGGTGTGCTTACCCAACCGAGTTTACTGACAGGAGCTGCCTCGTAGAGTGCTTCATAAAAATGTGCTTCGTAAGGTATGGACCAGGCTTTATGATCATCGGTCAATGCAAACTCTGTAAGTTCATCCATGATCACAAAGTCTTTTAATGCTTCCTGTTCCGGAAATTCGTAGCGGAAGCCGAACCCGTCATTGAACAGCCGGAACACAACATTGAATTTTCGTTTGTGTGCGGATGTTTCCTGTACATGGATGGTCATCTCATGATAGTTGTTTTCCACAATCCGGTCTTCTCCCCAGATTTGTTCCCATGTCCCACCGAATGAATGATGAAGAGCTTCTGTTATTTCCAGATGGTCAGCAAGTGTATCTTCTTTCAGGATAAACCCGAGGCGTGACTTATCGAGTATAGGCTTTCCATTTCGTGAGAGTTCATAATAGAGTTTTCCGTTTTCTGTTTTTACATGCAGGCAGAGATTACCATCGGGAGAACTTACAGAGAGTTGCGATGCCGGATGGCAACCTGTGCAGAGGAAAACGATAAAGCTTACCCATATCAGGGAATAATAAGGAAGTCTTTTCATGATTTCTTTCTTATTTTTATATAGTCCAGTTCAAAGTATCCGCCTTTGGACGTACTGTTCTGAATGATTATATAATTAATGCCGTTTTGTAGGGATATTTCTGTCTCCGCGGTTTGCCAGGCTGTTTTGTCAGCCTGTACAGGAAGTTGCAACAATTTCTCTATCGCTACATCATTGACGATAATCAAAGCCGCTGCGTCTGTTGTTCCTGTATTTCAATATCTGATTTCCAGCGGATAGTCCCCCGCTTGGGGAACTTCCACTGCAAAGAGTACATTGGCGCCGGAGTTTTCAAGTCCTGTGACGTAGCCGGCACCACTGTAAGTGTTCTCTTGGTTGCCATCGTTATCCTGCCCGGAGTCGGATTCCTTGCAGGATAACAGGAGACAGGAGGCTATCAGTAATAGATTATATAGTTTCATTATTGATGGAGATTTATTCTGTAAATGATAATTTACCAGCGTAGCGCTGGAGCAAGGTTCTCCTTCGGCGTGCAAGTAATCTTTCAGACACGGATGACACGGATGACGCGGATTCTTTTTTCCTTCGGTGTGATATGCCGGTATGTAT from Bacteroides sp. MSB163 includes:
- a CDS encoding serine hydrolase domain-containing protein, which gives rise to MKRYLLLLFFSLTLAYLKAQSNIDTLRLSDYLSKIEQNGQCIGSLAIMKDGKNIYTRRLGKDLLRNKQETEYPLYRVGSITKMFTAVLIYQEIEKGRLKLEDKLSDYFPEIPRAGDITIYQLLEHTAGLGNYVMKNGTYSWMLSYVPNSDIMEEIIRQGILYEPGTDFKYSNSSYYLLANILRKIHKKAYCKILDEEIIRPLGLLVSASGIISDSDEALPYEKNAAGEWVEVPDFYFLNVMGVGDILSPLENINLFLHALFTGKLISKEHLQIMKPYGDDRHGRGMMYMPYHDHKYYGHTGDTFGVRSIGVYNEQEDISIAVSVNGSTIPFSEFLLGIFDSIYGK
- a CDS encoding murein L,D-transpeptidase catalytic domain family protein, which produces MLRFIVFILFLFLPCTLFLGGKSSDNTPDSAERAAVSDVEAYASLYRSMQLEGVVNWKAFRQAVAGYYKIDNRKREVLTLIDFSRPSTAKRLFVFDMRERKVLFSSVVSHGKNSGDNYATSFSNEYGSYKSSLGFYLTESTYQGKNGYSLILNGLEKGINDRARERAIVMHGAAYADPSVVSRGGRLGRSFGCPAVPQKLSRPIIDAIKGGSVMYIYAETPDYLAHSSVLKDTDGL
- a CDS encoding IS3 family transposase; the encoded protein is MSQRHSTRRKHGCIKFLCDYFGITRQGYYKHVNRHLEVDILTTSIVLYCKELLELMPKAGMRELYACCVSKFGPKMVIGRDRCYDIFRSNGLCQRTSRKRPKTTNSNHNYYIYPDLLNVAPKFVATRLGAMVVADITYVNTGQGWAYLSLLTDAASRAIVGYALYKTLETEGPLKALEMAISFYEKYHIDMSTLIHHSDRGVQYCSNKYVERLKEHQINISMTQCGDPLHNALAERMNNTIKNGWLFDCDDESFEQVSKRIEDAVYVYNHVRPHQGINMRTPMEVLRETVGFTA
- a CDS encoding Rpn family recombination-promoting nuclease/putative transposase; this translates as MEQKDKYIRFDWAVKRLLRNKANFGVLEGFLTVLLGEPIRIVEILESEGNQQRESEKFNRVDIKARNSKDEIIIVEVQNTREIYYLERILFGVAKAITEHIELGELYSQVKKVYSISILYFDIGKGNDYLYHGQNSFVGVHTGDFLEVTTKEKDAIVRKLPAEIFPEYFLIRVNEFNKVAVTPLEEWIEYLKTGIIRPDTKAPGLEEARRKLIYYNMDRSEQLAYDEHINAVMIQNDVLSTAAEEGRQEGRQEGRQEGRQEGRQEEKIENARTMKSLNISSEVIHQVTGLPLKDIEEL
- a CDS encoding CBM35 domain-containing protein, with the translated sequence MKLYNLLLIASCLLLSCKESDSGQDNDGNQENTYSGAGYVTGLENSGANVLFAVEVPQAGDYPLEIRY
- a CDS encoding glycoside hydrolase family protein, whose translation is MERSLFKFALLGVMLLISHSSFSQITERERPAEWKQLVKGARFMDRFLPMKGNVLSSDTWGADCVLPRYVDNGIEDGIWSYWGGNIRKGEDGKYHLFACGWLECSPKGHMEWPNSYVLHTVSDNLTGPFKPVRIIGKGHNPEIFRAKDGRYVVYVIDGRYVSDDLNGKWEYGKFDFNARDRRIIEGLSNLSFAQREDSSYVMVCRGGGIWVSRDGLSEYNQLTDKRVYPDVDGRFEDPVIWRDHIQYHLIVNDWLGRIAFYLRSKDGVSWVVDPGEAYMPGVAVHADGQVEDWFKYERLKVYQDKYGRAVQANFAVIDTLKNEDKPFDHHSSKNISIPLNPGLLLTILDEKPITSGTKKIRVKIQAEEGFNPQTDIDVNSLRFGASEEVNYGRGCQVLTTENEGKDLIVAFNGKGNGITKDEFAPKLIGKYKDGRMLYGYARLPYIDYIEPILSARAPVFTKSGKGLECTVEVQNFGQVGSKKAMLEIGYKREGKTIKVASGMVPALKPYEKTDILLSAKDVFEEGKEYDLIVTLYSGKKVLSTFNLKKKVLE
- a CDS encoding MATE family efflux transporter, with protein sequence MATSREMTAGRALPLIFNFTMPLLMGNLLQQTYSLVDAAIVGKFLGINALASVGASTSVVFLILGFCNGCCGGFGIPVAQKFGARDYSTMRRYVSVSLQLAAVMSVMIAVVTSILCGDILLMMRTPDIIFQDAYYYLLITFIGVPCTFFYNLLSSIIRALGDSKTPFWFLLFSTILNILLDLFCILVLDWGVAGAAIATVFSQGVSAVLCYGYMMRRFDILRGTPDERKFNGALARTLMYIGVPMGLQFSITAIGSIMLQSANNALGTACVAAFTAAMRIKMFFMCPLESLGIAMATYTGQNYGAGKPERIWMGVKASALMMIIYWAFTFCILMLGARTFALLFVEASELEILKDTELFLHISVSFFPVLGLLCILRYTIQGAGYTNLAMLSGVSEMIARVLVSLYAVPAFGYLAVCFGDPTAWIAAVLFLVPAFIFVYRRLLRMRREQ
- a CDS encoding transposase, with the protein product MKYSKKKYNYYSDDERMSYIREYLSSPESKSQFCKRNGFCAKLLTYWLNKYQMEDKAMGISPKPVNSDAIDSSISELQKELSLLRAENRKLHRALADESLRHEACEELINLAESTYHIKVRKNSDAK
- a CDS encoding glycoside hydrolase family 97 protein is translated as MKRLPYYSLIWVSFIVFLCTGCHPASQLSVSSPDGNLCLHVKTENGKLYYELSRNGKPILDKSRLGFILKEDTLADHLEITEALHHSFGGTWEQIWGEDRIVENNYHEMTIHVQETSAHKRKFNVVFRLFNDGFGFRYEFPEQEALKDFVIMDELTEFALTDDHKAWSIPYEAHFYEALYEAAPVSKLGWVSTPLTMETNDGLFLSIHEANLTDYAAMNLIPKEGSTTLKANLTPWSTGEKVFMKAPGVTPWRTMIVAESAGDLLLSRLMLNLNEPCRIQDTSWIQPGRYIGIWWTYHMHKHTWHTGPRHGATTANALRHIDFAARHGFQGVLIEGWNKGWDTYHFNFTEPYPDFDLKQITDYAASKGVTLIGHHETDGWVSDYENQIEAAFNLYKDHGVQIIKTGYVGKLLDGKERHSSQFGIRHYRKVIELAADKHIMIDNHEPVMPTGLQRTFPNLMTQEGVRGQEWDAWDKDGGNPPVHTTTIPFTRGLAGPMDFTPGTFRFENPVLPQTRVQTTLAKQLALSVVLYSPLQMASDEIENYERNPEPFSFITACPTTWEQTIIPEAKIGEYVTIARKERGSSGRWFIGSITNEQPREIQLPLSFLDKGKRYKAVIYRDGDKADYRTNPYPVIIEEQEVTGESTLQIAQAPGGGTGIILTVLSSSGATSDIQK
- a CDS encoding L,D-transpeptidase codes for the protein MKHSVLFACVVIGLIFAGCRNRQEPPVPIVVQEAEPKDTAVLEFPHPKEKQLNAADISLTKELLYDQHTLEDTYPYKDTVRSFKWDVIRNCLAYIENMQRDTTARWVVLQNYKNLNKEAPLVRKFVRNVYRRVSDTLGVERYQSVPLYLPTDTLVPERYGRDGTIAYLKGEEGSFYRILPATFEEEWLAPRSYLKQLPDSTVFNHVIFVDRLDQNITTLEHVSEGEWKIRSMNPATTGMHAPPYAQETPLGMYLLQQKKKRMVFLKDGSAETGGYAPYASRFTNGAYIHGVPVNAPRTSMIEYSWSLGTTPRSHMCVRNATSHSKFVFDWAPTERSLVVVIE